The following is a genomic window from Marinococcus sp. PL1-022.
GAGCGCGATTAACAGTGATATCTCTGACGAGAAAAAAGAAGCAGCCAAGGAATTCTTAAAATGGCTTTACAACGAAGAGTTGTTTAAAGAGCTTCAATCTGTAGGCCGGATTGTGCCAACGAATGTAGAAAATCCAAATGATGAACTGGATCCGCTAATAAATGAAATGATGGAAATTACGCAGGAAGCCGAAAATGCGCCGGTGTATGACGCCACTCTTACACCGAGTTTAAATGATGAATTGGAAAATCAACTCCAGGCTTTAACACTTGGGGAAGCAACGCCGGAAGAAATCGGTGAAGCTCTGCAAAAAGAAGTAGAGTAGTTCAGCCTATCTGCCCGTTAAAGATAATTTCGTATATACTAGGTAAAAGGAGGATGACCGAATTTCAGGTTTATCCTTCTTTTTGTTCAGAGAAAGGAGGGCGGATGCAGTGCGTAAAAAGCTTCAAGTAAAGGACTGGAGTCTCAAAACAAAATCAACCATCATATTTCTCTGTCTGGCTACACTTCCTATTTTAGCAGTAAGCGTTATCTTTTTTTATCAGTCCAACAACATTCTGCGCCAGCAGGCACTGGAAACCTCCAATCAAAATCTTTCCTCCATTGAAGCTGATTTAAATAATACAATGAGAGAGATTGAAGATATCTCGGAATACATTATATATAATAATGAATTTTATCAGTATTTGACTTTGGAAGACGGGGAGGCCACGGTGGAAGAATTCAGCAACATGAATGAAAATCTGCGTGCATTCTTCACCTTCCATTTAACAAATAAAAGCTACTTCCAGTCTGTTTTTATTGAAGGGGAAAATGGTCGCTCCATTATGATGGGGGACTATATTGAAAATGAAAATAAAAAGTGGATCAAGGCTTCGAGAGAACTGGAGGGCCGCGTGCTGTGGACAGATCCATATGAAGTGCAGACAGGTTTTCCGGCAGAAGAGAAAAAAGTGATCAGCCTGTTTCGCCAGATTAACAGCCGGTATGATTTTACGAATTCAATAGGGGAGGTGCGAATCCACCTAAATGAGCAGCAATTGTATGATTATTTAATGAGTGATCTGGAAAATGACTCCAGCGACTTATTTGTACTGAGAGAAGATGGTACATTGATGCTTCATGCAGACAAAGAAACCGCCGGATGCTCTTTTTCCGACCAAACCCTTATGCGGCGGATAAAAAACGAACAGGAGGAGCCCTTTAAATACAGCTACAACGGTGAAGATTATTACGTTTCTTCCAAGCAGCTCGAAGATTTATATCTTGTCTCCATGGTGAAGGAATCGTATATAGCAACAGAGCTTTCTAACGTTCGCCACATTACTGCCGGTATTATTATTGGCACCATTCTTTTGAGTATCCTTGTCATCATAGGCTTTTTCATGTTTGTTTTGAAGCCTATCGGAGCCTTAACACGAGAAATTAAAAGGGTGGAAAAGGGTGATTTTACTGCCCGTGTGGAAGTGGCTTCCAAAGATGAAATCGGTACATTAAGCAGACGCTTCAACCGAATGGTGCAGGAAATTCAATCACTGATTAATACAAAATATAAATTGGAGCTTAAGACAAAGGAATCAGAGCTGAAGGCGATGCAGAGTCAGATCAATCCGCATTTTCTATACAACACCCTGGACATGATCCGATGGTCAGCGAGGCTGGAAAAAGCCCCAGACACTGGTAAAAGCATTGAAGATCTTTCCCGGATTTTCCGGCATACGTTAAGCAAGGGCAACACCTGGGTGGACCTTGAGGATGAATTAATGAGTACGAAGAGTTATTTGGAGCTTCAAAAACGAAGAATGGGGGCAAAACTTCATTATTCCTTATTTGTAGAAACGGGACTGGAGAAGGTGCCGGTAATGAAAATGATTGTGCAGCCCTTAATTGAAAACAGCATTGAGCATGGGATGGGGGCAAATAAGCAGACCATCCATATCGATGTCCGGGCTTACCGGATGGAGGAGAAGCTTATTATAGACGTTATAGACAACGGTCTTGGCATTGGAGCCTTAAATATTAAAGAGTTAAAAAGCAGCTCTCCTAAATCGCGTCAGGGATTTGCGCTGCAAAATATTGAGAAGCGTATTACCAACACGTACGGAGAGGCATTTGGTTTGAACATAGTGCCGGTAAAGACAGGCACGCATATTCAAATACGTTTTCCTGTTTTAAAAGAAAAAAATAATGAATTGCACCTCAACCAGGAGGAGGGGGAGGAAAATGACAACGAAAATACTGATCGTGGACGATGAACCTATGATCTGTGAAGGACTTTCTCAAACGATTGATTGGGAAAGCATCGGTGTGAAGGTGGAAGGTGTAGCTTATGATGGTATCGAGGCGTTGGATATATTAAATGAACAAACAATAGACATCGTTCTTACGGATATTACGATGCCTAATATGGATGGGCTTGCTTTAACAGAAGAATTGACAGCGCTTCATCCGGGAGTAGAAGTGATCATGTTCAGTGGATATGACGAATTTGAATACGCCAGGCAGGCTCTCCGCCTGGGAGTGAATGATTTTTTACTGAAGCCGATTAACATTGAAGAGCTGTTAACAATCGTAAAACGACTTCAGCACAAAAAACATTATGCTGGTAACGACCATAATGACCCGGGGGAGAAGCTGAAGCTCGCGGTGCAAAAACAGCTTTTCCGCCACCATGTTACAGCTGAAGAAATGATTCGGTGGGAAGAACAGTACAAAAGCTGTTACGTAGTGGTTGCAGAAATAAAAGGGTATGCCCAGGGGAAAGAAAAGATGGAAAAAGAAGGGCAGAAAGAGCAGTTAATGCAGATGATTGAAGAAAATCTGGCACGGTGGACCAAGCAATTCGCCCGTGTATGGAGGCATGAAAATGAATGGATATATATATGCTGCGGGGATGACTCAGACTCTTCAATAAAGAAGGAACGGATAACGAAATTGCAAAAGCAAATCGAAGAGAAAGGGATAAACGTTCATGCAGCGGTCTCTGCTTCGGGCCCTTTTCAGGATATACGAGTGCTATATGAACAAGCCGATACATTTATAACCAGCATCAGAGGCACCTCTAAAAGCGCTATATCCGGACCGGATGAAAAAATACAGGAGCCCTCCCTGCCTGCTGCAAAAGCATTTCAGGATCAACTGGCCGTTTTTGTTATGGAAGGGCGGACTGGAGAGGCAAAAGAACTGGTACAGGAAGTATTTGACGAATTAATTGAAAAAGATACAGGTGTTGAACCAGCATTCCGTATGATGAGGGAGCTTGAAGTAATAATAAAAAACAAGGTGTTTTCCCAAATTCGGGAGCGGACGTTTGATATAAACGAGTTTAAGCTTCAGCAGGACGTCGATACGCGTATTTATAATACAGCCGAGGATATTCAAAGCTTCTTCATGGAGGATATGCTTCGCATGGCCGGAGCTTTATCAAACAGAAAAGAAACCAATTGGATCATTGATCAGGTGCTCAGCTACATGAAGCATAATTATCAGCACGACCTGCAGGCAAAAACGATCGCTGAAGATCACTTTATTACTCCAAATTATTTCAGTATATTATTCAAGCAGGAAACAGGATTGAGCTTTTCAGATTATTTAAATACGCTCCGCATCGAAAAAGCCTCAGAGCTGCTGGTCACTACTTCTAACCGGGTATTTGAGATTGCCGAATATGTCGGCTACAGCGAGTATAAATATTTTGTGAAGGTGTTCAAGAAATATAAGGGAACGACCCCTACGCAGTACCGGGCTATGCATACAACAAATATTCAATAAATGTGGATATTATGTTAAAAAAGTCGATTTTTTGTATCCACCACTCCTTTTATAATCAGAATGTAAGCGTTTTCTAAAAAGGGGTGGGACAAAATGCACTTACTCAGAAGTCCATGGAAAATTGGTTTAGGTTTGGTGCTGCCATTAATCATTTATATGGTATTTGGCATTATTCCGATTTTTATTTCTTTCTACTATTCTTTTATGGCCTGGGACGGGTTTTCTGCCATGAGCTTTGTCGGAATAGAAAATTACATTACTGCTTTTCAGGATTCTACGTTCTGGCTGTCACTGCGCAATAATATTTTAGTCGTGCTTGCCTCTGTACTCGGACAAATTCCGATTGGACTGGGTCTGGCTCTTTTATTAAACCGGAAAATTAAAGGAGCGAAGTTTTTTCGTACGATCGGTTTTCTGCCAGTAGTTATTTCGACTGTTGTCATCTCCATTACGTGGAGAATGATCTACAACTCGGAGCAGGGTCTTCTTAATAATTTACTGGAGACTACAGGACTTGGCTTTCTCCAGCAGAACTGGCTTGGCAACCCTGATTCCGCCATATTTGCTATTTTAATTACGATAGTCTGGCAGTTTGTTGGTTTGTATTTCATTATATTTCTTTCCGCTCTCCAGACTATTCCCAAGGAGCTGCTTGAAGCGGCAGAGCTTGACGGGGCAGGGGAATGGCATAAGATCATTCACATTACGCTCCCTTCCATACGAAATGTTATTTTAGTCGCGATTGTCCTGTGTATAAGCGGCAGCTTAAAAACGTTTGATTTGATTTATGTTATGACGCAGGGAGGGCCCGCGCATTCCACAGAGGTAATGGCCACCTATATGTACAGTGAAACATTTGAAGGCCTTAGCTACGGGTATGGAAGCGCGCTTTCGATTTTAATTCTCGTATTCAGCTTGATCCTGATTTTGATCACGACGAAGGTAATGGGTGTTAAAAGAACATAGAGAAGGGAGAAAAGAAATATGATGGGAAATAAAGCAGAACCAAGAGAAGCGGCTACCGTAGACCGGGATGCTGTAGCGAAAACAAAAAGAAAACTCCGGCGGACGCTTGTATACATTATTTTAATTTTATTCACCATCGTGAATGCATACCCTATCTTCTGGATGATCATGAACGCATTTAAAACGAGCCAGGATTTTTCATTAAACCCGTTCGGCCTTCCGGCTAATTGGGTGTTTGAAAACTTTCAGGATGCCTGGGTGACGGCAAATATTGGTACATTCTTCTTTAACAGCGTATTAGTGGGAGCCGTGGCTGTGCTGATTTCTATTTTTTCCGGTGCGCTGGCAGCTTACTTTTTATCCAGGTTTGA
Proteins encoded in this region:
- a CDS encoding response regulator, encoding MTTKILIVDDEPMICEGLSQTIDWESIGVKVEGVAYDGIEALDILNEQTIDIVLTDITMPNMDGLALTEELTALHPGVEVIMFSGYDEFEYARQALRLGVNDFLLKPINIEELLTIVKRLQHKKHYAGNDHNDPGEKLKLAVQKQLFRHHVTAEEMIRWEEQYKSCYVVVAEIKGYAQGKEKMEKEGQKEQLMQMIEENLARWTKQFARVWRHENEWIYICCGDDSDSSIKKERITKLQKQIEEKGINVHAAVSASGPFQDIRVLYEQADTFITSIRGTSKSAISGPDEKIQEPSLPAAKAFQDQLAVFVMEGRTGEAKELVQEVFDELIEKDTGVEPAFRMMRELEVIIKNKVFSQIRERTFDINEFKLQQDVDTRIYNTAEDIQSFFMEDMLRMAGALSNRKETNWIIDQVLSYMKHNYQHDLQAKTIAEDHFITPNYFSILFKQETGLSFSDYLNTLRIEKASELLVTTSNRVFEIAEYVGYSEYKYFVKVFKKYKGTTPTQYRAMHTTNIQ
- a CDS encoding sensor histidine kinase, producing the protein MRKKLQVKDWSLKTKSTIIFLCLATLPILAVSVIFFYQSNNILRQQALETSNQNLSSIEADLNNTMREIEDISEYIIYNNEFYQYLTLEDGEATVEEFSNMNENLRAFFTFHLTNKSYFQSVFIEGENGRSIMMGDYIENENKKWIKASRELEGRVLWTDPYEVQTGFPAEEKKVISLFRQINSRYDFTNSIGEVRIHLNEQQLYDYLMSDLENDSSDLFVLREDGTLMLHADKETAGCSFSDQTLMRRIKNEQEEPFKYSYNGEDYYVSSKQLEDLYLVSMVKESYIATELSNVRHITAGIIIGTILLSILVIIGFFMFVLKPIGALTREIKRVEKGDFTARVEVASKDEIGTLSRRFNRMVQEIQSLINTKYKLELKTKESELKAMQSQINPHFLYNTLDMIRWSARLEKAPDTGKSIEDLSRIFRHTLSKGNTWVDLEDELMSTKSYLELQKRRMGAKLHYSLFVETGLEKVPVMKMIVQPLIENSIEHGMGANKQTIHIDVRAYRMEEKLIIDVIDNGLGIGALNIKELKSSSPKSRQGFALQNIEKRITNTYGEAFGLNIVPVKTGTHIQIRFPVLKEKNNELHLNQEEGEENDNENTDRGR
- a CDS encoding carbohydrate ABC transporter permease, producing MHLLRSPWKIGLGLVLPLIIYMVFGIIPIFISFYYSFMAWDGFSAMSFVGIENYITAFQDSTFWLSLRNNILVVLASVLGQIPIGLGLALLLNRKIKGAKFFRTIGFLPVVISTVVISITWRMIYNSEQGLLNNLLETTGLGFLQQNWLGNPDSAIFAILITIVWQFVGLYFIIFLSALQTIPKELLEAAELDGAGEWHKIIHITLPSIRNVILVAIVLCISGSLKTFDLIYVMTQGGPAHSTEVMATYMYSETFEGLSYGYGSALSILILVFSLILILITTKVMGVKRT